Within Massilia litorea, the genomic segment TTCGCGTTGGCCAGATGGCTCTATATTTGGCGATGAAGCCGTACTTCACTTGAGGTCGGCTGCGAAGTAGCCGAGCGCCTTTTTTAAGATGTCGCGCTCCGTCTTGACCTTTGCCAGCTCGCGCCGCATGCGCTCATATTCCTGGGTCGATACCTTCTCGCCCCCGCCCGTAACCTCTGCATCCACGTTGGCGTCTCTGCACCACCGCCCCAGCAAATTGGCGCCAATGCCAAGGTCGCGGGCGATCGCCGCCTTGCTTGCACCAGGCTGGCCTACCAGCTTGACTGCCTCGCGCTTGAACTCTTCTGAAAACAACCGTCTTTCACGTGCCATGTAACTCCTCCGATAGGGACATCATACCTATCGAAAGTGTCCGCGCTGGTGGGGGAATGCCAATATGCTCTTGCCAAAGCGGGATGCGACTGAAGTTCAGCGCATAACAGAGGGCACGCCGAACAGGCCGCCCGGGTTTGCTAAAACCGGCGACACGAGCGCACCATGGCAATCCACAGCGCGCTCACATAGCCGGCAATTTCCGCGCACTCTGAGGCGCCCTTGGATCAGGGGCGTGAACTCGTCGGGAACGGCCATTCTGCAGAGGCGATGACAGCCTTTGTGCTGACAGGCTTTGCATTGACAGGCGCCGATGCCAAGGGGCGTTGCATGGGCGGAGGATTGCCCGGCGGGAGGTATCCGGGTAGATCGCCCTGCAGAATCTCGGCCGCACGCTTCAACAGCGACTTTTCGGTAGGCATGCGAATCTTTTTGCGACGCTTGATCGCCTCTTCGACCAATGGACGGATCAACCAGCGGGCGTATTGCTCAGGACTTACGGACGCGAACATTTCGCGCATCTGTTCACGCAGGTCCCACTTGGTCTGCAGCTTTTGCATGACCTGGTCAGCTTCGGTCTGGGTCAGCAAGTAGTCTTGGGCTTCCTCGACGAAGACGCGCTCGAGGTGATGCATCATCTCTACCGCATCGTCCTCGATCAGGAGGTCGGTGACATGCCGTGACACCGTGCTGGCCGCGGAGCCGCCGACAACGCTTCCGATCACAGCACCTACAGCGCCACCGACCAACGCTCCGCCTGGAATCCAGCCGAGATAGGCCGCTCCCTGGGCCATACCGACCGCCCACCCGGCCATGCCGCCACCGACGCCGGCGGCGGTGTTCGTCACGTTCTTGAAGAGCTGCGCTTTCGAGATGTGACCGGTAAAAACGTTACATAGGTCGTTGGCGGACAGGACAGCGGTAGTTGCTGCGGCTGCGATCACATTCGACGAGACGGCCTTTGTAAGAAAGGTTTCGGCGGCTTTCCCGGTCACCTTGCGGCCGCTCTGCTGCAGAACCTCGGTCCCAAGGCGTTGGCCAGCGCCAAGCGTGTTGGCGATCGTCAGCGAGGCCTTTGATCCCAGTTGTTTTACCATCCAGCCGCTGCTTTCGTGGACCACGCTCTGGACCGCGCTCTTGCCGAGCTGGGCGGTCAGTACGGACGACAGCCATGCGACGCCCCCCACCTTCAAGCCAGTGGCGCAGGCAACACCCAGGGCCTCTTTCGCATCTTCGCCGTTCCACAAGGCCTGTGCATATGCGACAGCCACCGAGACGCTGCCGGCGACCGCGGCTGTAATCGTGCCGTTTGCGGCATCGAACTTCAGACTGTCGATGTTCCCAAACGCCACAATACGACGTGCGGTATCGTAATCAATATTGCCTTCGACGAGAATGCTCTTAGCTTGCTTACGGGCCAGCGCCGCCGTCACATCACCGGTTTGCAATTTCTTCGCCATCAACTTCAAGGCCTCGGGATACTGGTCCTTCGGCACCTCGATCTTCATGGCGCGACCACGGGTTTGGTAAATAAGCTTGCCGTTGCGGGCAAAACACGCGTCGACACTCGCCCGTGCGCTCGCGCAATACTTTGACTGGATCGCCACGCCGTTCACTGTTCGGTCGGGCCCCGCCTTTGCGAAGTCGTCGCCGACCAGGCGCGTGCGCTTGCCCTTGACGGTGTCGATCATATGATTCGCCCGCTCGGCAGCGAAACCGTGTCCTTGCCTTGCCCGTAGCAGCGCGTTGCTCTGGTGATCCACCGCAGCACCGGCCGAGCCAATACTATGTTCTTTGCCCTTGCTCGTCGTGGTTTTCTTCGTTGTCATTTTCGGTCTCGTACAGATCATTTAGTTGCCTGTGTGCACCGATTCTATTTTTATTTCCCGAAAGTAACAAGTGGTTTCAAACTGGTTTTCGCCACCTCTGGCTCCGGGCATTCTGAAAACGGCTTGCTTCGCATGACGACGTCGAAAACACGGGTCTTGAACAGCAAGCTTGCGTGGAGTGGATGCCTGCTTCTGGCCGATTGCGAACGATCAGAATAGCTCAGTGTGCGAGCTAGCTGCCATCACAGCGAGGAAGGGATCTTGCCAGGCTGTCCTAAGCCGGGCGACCTGCTTCGCTGCAAAACATCTCGTCCATCATGTCCAGGAAGGCGCGCGTCTTGGCCGGCATCAGGCGCCGTCCGGGGAACACGGCCCAGCCGTTGGCAGGCGGCAGATCCCATTCCGGCAGTACCCGCACCAGCTCCCCCTTCTGCACCAGCGGCTGGGCGAACAGTTCCGAACTGGCGGCTATGCCCGCGCCGCTGCATGCGATGCGCGCCAGCAGGTCGGGCGAATTGGCCGTCAGGCGCGCCGGCAGCGCGCGTTCCCAGATCACCTTGCCGCGACTGAGAATCCAGGGCGAGGGCCCGCCGCTCCGGCTGAGCAGGCAGAGCAGATCGTGGCCCAGTAGATCGTCCGGATGCTCGGGCAGGCCGCGCACGGCCGTGTAGCACGGCGATGCGTACAGGCCGAAGCGCTGCAGGGTGACGCGCCGGGCGGCCAGCGAAGCGTCGTCCGGCAAATCGCCCATGCGGATCGCGATGTCGAAGTTTTCCGCCACCAGGTCGACCCGGCGCGGCGACAAATCGAGCTCCACGCTCACCGCCGGATAGCGTTCCAGGAAGCGCCCGATCATCGCGCTCATGCCGAGATTGGCGAAATCGGCCGGCAGCGAGATGCGCAGGCGCCCGCTGGGTGCGGCCTGGCGGTGCTGGGCCAGCGCGCCGGCCGCCTCCGCTTCCTCCACCACTTTGCGCGCATGTTCCAGCAGGCTGGCGCCGAACTCCGTCACCATCAGTTTGCGCGTGGTCCGCTGCAGCAGGCGCTCGCCCAGGCGCGCCTCCAGCAGCGAGATGCGGCGCGAGACGGTCGACTTCGGCAGATTGACGCGCGTTGCCGCGGCGCTGAAGCTGCCGGCCTCGACAATGCGGGCGAAGAGCAGCAGGTCGTTCGGTTCGACTTCCATGATTGTTCCACTGACTGAATAATGTTATCCATTCTAGCGTCTTCCGACTTGATTTTGGAACTGCTAAAGTGTCTCTCATCGAAACACCGAACATCACCGAATTTCAAATAAAGGAAGACATACATGAACATCCTGCACATCACCTCCAGCCTGCGCGGCGCCGAATCCGAGTCGAGCCGCGTTACCAACAGCGTCGTCGCCAAGCTGGTCGCCGCCAACCCCGGCGCCACCGTCGTCACCCGCGACCTGGCACGCGATCCGCACCCGCAACTCGACGAAGCAGCCCTGGGCGCCCTGTTCACCCCGGCGGAATCGCGTACCGCCGAGCAGGCAGCCCGCGTCGCCCTGGACGACGCCCTGATCGCCCAGGTGCAGGCAGCGGACGCGGTCGTGATCGGTGCGCCGATGTACAACTTCGGCATCCCGGTGCAACTGAAGGCCTGGTTCGATGCGATCGCCCGTGCCGGCGTGACCTTCCGCTACACCGAGACCGGTCCGGAAGGCCTGCTGAAGGGCAAGAAGGTGTATGTCGCCACTGCGCGCGGCGGCATCTACCCGGCCGAAGCCGATCCGCAAGTGCCGTTCGTGCGCATGCTGCTGAACTTCCTGGGCATGACCGACCACACCTTCATCCACTCGCCGGCGCAGGCGATGGGTCCGGAAGCATCGGCCAAGGGCCGTGCGGAAGCCGACGCCACGATCGAAGCCGCGCTGGCGTAATGCCGTCGGGCGGCGCAAACAAAGGAGAACGAGATGAATGCAGTTGTTGAAATGCGCGTGGCGCGTCCACGCGGAGTGGAACGTGTCATCAGCGGCCAGTTCGTGATGGACGGCGCAGGCGTGAAGATCAACCGCGTCCTGACCCAGACCTTGCAGCGCCGCCTCGACCCCTTCCTGATGCTCGACGCCTTCGGCAGCGACAAGGCCGGCGACTACATCGCCGGCTTCCCGGAGCACCCGCACCGCGGCTTCGAGACCGTCACCTACATGCTGGCCGGACGCATGCGCCACCGCGACAGCGGCGGCAACGAGGGCTTGATCACGGACGGCGGCGTGCAGTGGATGACGGCCGGGCGTGGCGTGATCCACTCCGAGATGCCCGAGCAGAACGAAGGCCTGATGGAAGGTTTTCAGCTGTGGCTGAACCTGCCGGCCAAGGACAAGCTGCGCGACCCGTGGTATCGCGACATCCCGAATGCCGAGGTGCCGCGCTTCACGACGGACGCCGGCGCGACGGTGCAGGTGATCGCAGGCGTTGCCCACGGCGTCGAGGGCGCGGTCCAGCGCGAAGGCACCGAGCCGCTGTATCTCGACATCGCGTTGCCGGCCGGCGCCAGCTTCGAGCAGCCGCTGCCCGCCGGGCACAATGCCTTTATTTATGTGTTCCGCGGCGAGGCGGTGGTCGGCGGCAAGGTTGTGCCGCAGACGAAGATGGCGATCCTCGACAATGCCGAGGGTGCCGACGGAGTCGTCGTCAAGGCCTCCTCGAGCCCGGCGCGGCTGCTGCTGATCGCCGGCCGTCCGCTGAAGGAGCCGATCGCGCAGTACGGTCCCTTCGTGATGAATACCCAGGCCGAGCTGCATCAGGCCGTCGGGGATTTCAGGGCCGGTCGTTTCGCCTCGTAAGTCTTGAAGTTTTAGCGCGCCTGGGCGGTCGATGGATCGCCCGGCGCGCTTGCGTTACACTGCGAAGATGCCCCTGCTTCCCGTCCTGCTCGACCTGTTGTCGAAAGCCAGCCACAAGCTCGGTTTCGAGACGATCGACCGTTTTCCCTCCAACCACGTCCATGCGCGCACGCAGTGGGACCGCCGCTATTTCGATATCGCCTCCGACCTGAAACCGGACGCCATCGAACGCTCGCTGTGCGCCTCGATCGCGAATACGCCCTCGGTCTTCGCCCACATCGTCAACCCGACGCCGGCCATGCAGCGCACTTTATTGGGCGTGATCGATACCCGCCTGCGCCGCTCCTGCGGTGCGCCGTCCGACCTGGCCGCCCTGCTGATCGATGCTTACGACAGCCCTTCTACGCTGGAAGCGCGGCCCGGCCTGCGCGCGGCGATCGAGGCGACCGCGGGAATGGAGATGCGCGAACGCGTCCACGCGGTGCTGGCCTTCCTCGGCACGATGCCGGTGGCCTTCGACGTCATCGAAGCGCAGGACTGAACATGGGCTGTGCCAGGTTGCTCGGCACATAGCGCTCGCGTAGCGCCATGAACGGCGTCTCCACCAGCCGGTACAGCAGCCAGCCCACGAGCACCGACAAGGCCAGCAGGCTCACGATCGCCACCGGCGTCTGCGGGCCGTAGCCGAGATCCTGGATCGGGCCGGCCGCAATTTCTCCCACCGCGCGATGGGTCAGGTAGACCGCATACGACCACACCGCCAGCTGTCCGGCGCCCGGGATGCGCAGGTCGCGCAGGAGCGAGCGCTGCGACAGCGCGGACAGGATCAGCAGGCCGAAACCGATGCCCAGCAGCGGATAGCCGAACACGGTCGCGGCAAAACCATAGTGATTGTCCAGGAACAGCCAGAAAGTCGCGCCGGTCACCAGCAGGCCTGCCGCGAAGCTGCGGTTGCCGTGCCCTGTCAGGCGCGTCCACAGCGCCGGGTGCTGGTTCTTCAGCAGCGCCAGCGCGACCCCGGCCACCAGCTCGTCGAGCCGGCACAGGCTCGCGTAATAGATGAGCTTGTAATAGAAATAAATCCCGTACTTGTGGGCGTCGACATGCCCGAACCATAGCCCGGCGCGGATCGCCATGCCGGCCAGGATCACGCAGGCGATGAAGGCCCAGGCCATAGACATGCGCAAGCGCAGCGCGGCACCAAGCAGGGCCAGCGCCGGCAGCAGCAGATAAAACTGTTCCTCGATCGCAAGCGACCAGCTGTGCGAAAAGGCCGTGCCCGGCGCCAGGCCGAGGTTCTGGGTAAACGTCAGGTAGCGCCACAGCGGCGCCAGCGGCGCGTCCTCGCCCACGGCGGGCCAGGCAACGTACATCGCCAGCACCACCAGGTAATTCGGCAGCGTGCGCAGCAGGCGCCGCGCGTAGAAGGCTTTCAGGGAGAGTCCGGCGTTTGTCTTCAACGCGGCGAAGATCTGGTTGCCGATCAGGTAGCCCGACAGCGCGAAGAACAGGTCGACCCCGGCCCAGCCGATGCGTCCGATCCAGCCGAAGGTGTCGTCCTCGTTCGAGACGAACAGCGTGTAATGGTGCAGGACGACCAGCGTCACCGCGAGCGCGCGCAAGGTGTCGAGGCCATGCAGGCGGACGCTACTGGACTGG encodes:
- a CDS encoding acyltransferase family protein — translated: MNQSSSVRLHGLDTLRALAVTLVVLHHYTLFVSNEDDTFGWIGRIGWAGVDLFFALSGYLIGNQIFAALKTNAGLSLKAFYARRLLRTLPNYLVVLAMYVAWPAVGEDAPLAPLWRYLTFTQNLGLAPGTAFSHSWSLAIEEQFYLLLPALALLGAALRLRMSMAWAFIACVILAGMAIRAGLWFGHVDAHKYGIYFYYKLIYYASLCRLDELVAGVALALLKNQHPALWTRLTGHGNRSFAAGLLVTGATFWLFLDNHYGFAATVFGYPLLGIGFGLLILSALSQRSLLRDLRIPGAGQLAVWSYAVYLTHRAVGEIAAGPIQDLGYGPQTPVAIVSLLALSVLVGWLLYRLVETPFMALRERYVPSNLAQPMFSPALR
- a CDS encoding LysR family transcriptional regulator, which encodes MEVEPNDLLLFARIVEAGSFSAAATRVNLPKSTVSRRISLLEARLGERLLQRTTRKLMVTEFGASLLEHARKVVEEAEAAGALAQHRQAAPSGRLRISLPADFANLGMSAMIGRFLERYPAVSVELDLSPRRVDLVAENFDIAIRMGDLPDDASLAARRVTLQRFGLYASPCYTAVRGLPEHPDDLLGHDLLCLLSRSGGPSPWILSRGKVIWERALPARLTANSPDLLARIACSGAGIAASSELFAQPLVQKGELVRVLPEWDLPPANGWAVFPGRRLMPAKTRAFLDMMDEMFCSEAGRPA
- a CDS encoding pirin family protein yields the protein MNAVVEMRVARPRGVERVISGQFVMDGAGVKINRVLTQTLQRRLDPFLMLDAFGSDKAGDYIAGFPEHPHRGFETVTYMLAGRMRHRDSGGNEGLITDGGVQWMTAGRGVIHSEMPEQNEGLMEGFQLWLNLPAKDKLRDPWYRDIPNAEVPRFTTDAGATVQVIAGVAHGVEGAVQREGTEPLYLDIALPAGASFEQPLPAGHNAFIYVFRGEAVVGGKVVPQTKMAILDNAEGADGVVVKASSSPARLLLIAGRPLKEPIAQYGPFVMNTQAELHQAVGDFRAGRFAS
- a CDS encoding FMN-dependent NADH-azoreductase codes for the protein MNILHITSSLRGAESESSRVTNSVVAKLVAANPGATVVTRDLARDPHPQLDEAALGALFTPAESRTAEQAARVALDDALIAQVQAADAVVIGAPMYNFGIPVQLKAWFDAIARAGVTFRYTETGPEGLLKGKKVYVATARGGIYPAEADPQVPFVRMLLNFLGMTDHTFIHSPAQAMGPEASAKGRAEADATIEAALA